The DNA window CTTTCAAACTTTACATCGACTTCTTCGTACCAAGATAATTGAGAATTGAGATGAAGCAAGCAGCGTGCTGAATTTACAAATATTAAACAAATCGACTCTCCAAGTAGCTTCAAATATACTTTCCCCACAAATGGTTGTGAGTTTCAAAATGGCAAAGACTATAGAGCAATGGCCAATTCTTAAGTCAAGTTGCATATGTACCTATGTATAGGTAATATACATATGCAACTTGACTCGACATAGAATACAATATTTACCATTTATAATATTTCCCCagacaaagaaaaaggatGCAACATTAACGTAAACAATCATATAAATTTAATCAACTTGCGCGTTTGAAGTCTAGAAATAAAAGCTCCGTGCTTTTCAAAGACGTCAAACCCTCCCAACGTCCTTCAATGCATCACATCATTCATTCTTTCTGCCTTTTATTTGCGATTCATAACCAGTcccttattctttatatcgTCTTGGACCATTGACGACTAGACCAAATAATGCCAAACTCCTCCACGTCTTGGGGAAAGCGAGAGTAAGATGCCACAGGGCCATCCATAGCCAGCTTCAATTGATAATTTCGTTGCAGCATGAAGAACAATACCGGGTGCCGGGCTGCGTCCTCTGCAGGTAAAACCAGGCCGAGTAAACCATTCGCCTTCACTTCCGGGCCTCCAACCAACATCAGGATCGCGAGTCTCCGAGCAACCATGACAAGCCAGAACACGGTACCAAAAAAGAATTCAACAAATGTTATCCTCGTCATTCCCAAGCCAACCATTGCCGCAGCACTGGGTTCCACCCCTGAGGCGCATACAATGAAAAAATAGCACCGGTTATTATCCGCCATGCATCGAAAAGTGGTCTAAAAACGTAATTCCCTGCGATATGCATCAATGGGGTCATCCCTCCTCGTGACTAGCCTTGAGGCAAAACTGAGAGCGGGTTCGTATAAAGGGCAAGCACAACGCCCAATCCCCTCCCTACCGGGAAAGACTCCAACGCTCGCCAGAACAAACAGACCTTCTCAACTGGCCCTCGACGCCTATACACCGTGCCTTGTATTAAAGAACGACGCTGTTGGCTCTAGGGTCACATAGCGCCTGCTCGCCATCTGGTCAGGCTTTGGTGGGCCCTTGCTCCCAACCACTTTTGCTCAGCTCGGTACTGGGAGTGGACGAGGCAGGTCTCTTCCAGAGCCGCGGAGAGCCGGAGAAGGGTAAGAGCATATGCCAACTACCCTTTGCCTCGACGCGAGGCCGGCTCAGTCCAGTTTCGCCATCATCTCCTGCTCCGTCAAGGGTGTGAAGTGGTCGATATCAAGGCCTTGCGATGCGAGAACGGGGCGAATGTGTGCTGGAACAAGCTTCTGGTTCAGGCTAGGAGCAATTGAGAGTTCTGCTATGATGTTAGCTGTATTGGCATTGAAATGAATAGCAAAGTTCTACATACCATGACGAGTGAAGTCGAAGAGAGCAGGGAGTTCACGGAGCTGGCCAGTTCCGTGTCGCGAGTCGGGAAGCTTAGTGTTGGGGTCACGAAGCTCGTCGAAGAAGGGGTGAACCATGGCATCAATTGCAGATTGTCGCTCGGTGGGGGTGTACTCGAGCAGGCGAGCAATGAGGTCAATAGCGTTGGCGTCCGCCTTTCGGAAGACTTTATTGAAGGGATGAGGCTTAATTTGAGGGAACTTGTGCTCCATATAGTTGGGGTTCATTGTTCGAATCTGTTCCCGAGTAGGTGTACCCAAAACTTTGATGATCTCGACGAGCTGGTCGATACCCGACTCGCCAGGGAAAAGAGGTTGGCCAAGCATGAGCTCGGCCATCACACATCCAGTTGACCAAACATCTAATCACAATTAGCGAATGGAATTAAGCAAATAGGTTTTACACGTGATCTTACCAATCTTTGTTGTGTAGTTCGTGGCACCAAAGATGAGTTCGGGTGCACGATAGTATCGGGAGCAGATGTAGGAAACGTTAGGCTCGTTGGGGACCAAAATCTTGGCGCTTCCGAAATCGCAGAGCTTGAGAATACCGCTGTTGgggtcgagaagaagattctGAGGCTTGATATCTCGGTGGCAGATGCCTTGAGAGTGGATGTAGGCCAAGGCTCTGAAGAGCTGGTAGATGTAAAGCTTGACCTCTAGAATAGGCATGGTTGTCTTCATCTTGTTGAAAAATCGAGAGGCTCGGTAGACGGTCTCGGGCACAAATTCTTGAACGAGGTTCAGGTAAACCTCATCCTTCTATGAGGGAATTAGCGGGTAAGAACAGATGACTGGCTGGGCAAGGTCACATACACGTTCGCCATTGGAGTAGTAGAAGGCCTTGAGCTGGACGATGTTGGGGTGACGGACAATACGCATAATCTGTAGTTCACGGTTCTAAAACGAAGGTTAACGAACAGGCCATAGTACGCTGTGTTAATTGTACACACCTTGAACCTCTTGTCTTGAAGAACCCGCTTAATAGCAGCATCCTCTCCTGATGGAGACAGCTTGGTCTGGAAGACGACACCGAAAGAGCCGTTTCCTACAATCTTGCACTGCGTGTACTGCAGGTCCCGAGTCTCGCCGGTAATTCCGTCCTGAACCTTCTCGCGGATAACCTCTGCAATTATGTCAGTTCAGGCACCATACGTCAAGCCAGGGCCAGGCAGGCCCAATGACAGGGAAGATGTACTAACCTCCCATCCGGAGGCTGTTGAAGGCGTTTGGCCGATGAGCCGACATGGTTTGAATGCGTGAATCTTAGTCAAGGCGTGAGTGCAAATAGAGTTGAACGAAATCGCCTGGGCGTTTCGACAAAAGAGAATATGCGAAGAGCTATTAAGTGGGCCGTGATGGGCAGAATGGAACGAGCCAATGCTGAAAGACAAGCAAGAACTTTGGGTAGCGATGCTCCTTCAATGGAAAGCTAGATTTGCGCAATAGACAAGTGTACGACACTTGAATGACGATGGGCGAATGTCTCGGTCGAGCAGGGTATCGGCACGGGCGCAGAGGGGCGGCTCGTGAGGTTATTTCTGCACGTAAAAGCTCGTCAACCAAGGAAATTCTGGCTGATGAAAGACGATGCCGTTATTCCAAGTAGACTATAAACTGTTCGTGAGTCGAAGGCAACAACGAGGACGATGCGCACGAAATTGGCAAGGCCAAGGGTATCTGGGGAAACAAAGAGAAAACCGAGGGGAGAGTCGGTGGTGTTTTTGGTGGCACGGGACAGGCTGGAGGGGGGAGCGGGGCAGAGGGGAAGGGAGGGGAGGAAAGGGAACAGTGGGCGCGAGAAAGTGGGCAAGGGACGGGGTATAAAAAGCTGCTGGTAGCGAGggttaaaaaaaaaaaggacgCCGGGGGGGACAGGGCCTAAAGATAGATCGAGGTACTAATGGGAATGAGTGGTAAGGTAAAAAAGGTATGGTAGAACCAGAGGTGGCGACGTAGGTGCAGGTGCAAGTTTAGGTGAAGGGACGGGCAAGCCGTGTTCAGTCAGGCTTCGTTTCTTGAGAGGCGGCGTTTGCTTTGCTGACTGATCACACAGGGACGGGGCCCAAAGCGATGGACTTTTTGAATGGAGGCAGGGCAGAAACAGGCAGAGAGTGTGAATAAGTGAAGGAGGGAGGCAGGAAGGGTGAAGTCGTTGACTTGACGAGTGTGTGCGTGTGCGTATGCGTGCGAACGTGAGTGCGGCAGGATGCGCTATGCTACGCATGGATTTACCAGCATGGATTGTTTGGGTAGGAAGGTTTTATTAttctgtctctctctttttcgTCCTTTTGGTTTTCGATTCTCTCCAGCCCGTTTCTGCAGCTCAGGCTATCGACGTTTGGATGCCAGTGATGTGCAGTGGAGAAGCAGCTGCAGTCACTGTCGTCGCTGGTTTTGAATAAAAAAGAGGCTGGCTATCCACGCTCTCAACTGTGATGGATGCCCGGACGAGCTTTTTTGATTCAGAAGGCCTCGAAATAATCCAGGGGACAAGACGACGGGTAACAAGGCGTGTACTCGGTGCTAGGGGAGTGAAAGCTCAGGGAGTGCGGGCACGGGGCTGGCACCAAGCGGGTCTGAAGGGGCGGGGTGCTGGCTTGATGGAGCACGCTCGTGACAGCCCATCGACAGAATGCAGCCAGAGAAGACGAAGGATGAAAATAAAGGCGTTCCGGAACTGACGATGATCAAGGAATTTCGAAAATTGGAAGTGCAGCAAGGGAGAAACTCATACGGTTCATGGGAAAGGTTGGTAGGCTGAAGAGAGACATAGATTGAATGATGGACTTACTATGTGATGCGGGCGACACGAAAAATGATGACGATATCGCTTAGTTGGGAGTCAATTGTGCTGGTGACCTCGAGATCTTAGGTATGTAATCGTGGCAGCTAGCACCGAATGATCGCGAGATGCGTGAGGCTTTCGAATCAATCAAGAAATAATGTGACAAGGGCCTTCTGTTTGTTGGAGAAAGACACAGGTGTAATCGGAACGGCTTGTTATGCACAGGTACGGTTGTTCAAGGTTGCTGGGCAAGTGTTCATGTGAGTGCAGTTGGGTGCGGTGCAGTAGCTGTGCTTCTGGCGGCGTACGTGGTGATGCAGCGGCTAGGTACTGTAGCAGGGGCACAGGTGGTATAAACGATACGATGAGAGACGAGCGAGGCCACAGCGAGTCCCTTTTTTCTAGGTGATTGGGTTTATTCGAGGTTTTACAGATAACGGCGTCGAAGAAGGCAGAAGGCGGTTGGTAGTCAAGGTAGGCAGGCTGAGGCCGAGCTGGGAACGCTCGAACGGACAGATGCGATGTACGCGAAACGATGGGATATGATACAACCCAACGAGAAGTCTTAGGCCAGGGGAGAGTGTGAAAGCTCTCGAGGCATTCTAGGAACGGTGGATGAAGTCAATCAAAGATGATGGTAGAAGAGGAATGTCTGATGTCTGGTGGaatgagctgagctgagctggaCTAAATTGAGCCTCGTCTATGTTGGTTCTaagcttgcttgcttgctgaGAAGCTGTTCTGAATGGGACTTGACAAACGGCCTGACTTACCTAGTACTGGACCTAGCTGACCTCTAGGTACCTCTCAGGTAGGTGTCTACGAGCAGGTACTTACCACTAGGCACCAAGTGACCTGAGATGAGACTAAATGATAGCGCCTTAGGGGTACTTTTCCATCTGAAAAGCAGTCTCCGTACCTTAgtactactaaggtacgaATTAATCTACCTGGTACAGAGTGCTCTGTGGCAGGACCTAGGTAGAGGTGCTAAAAAGCGTGCACGGAGCGGCTATGCGGGGCGGTTTTCTGCTTAATCGACAGAGTGACGGCATGGGCGGCCATAGAGAGTAGGTAgatacctactaaggtagtgaGACGTCAACGAGCAACTTAGTATGTaaagtataaagaaaataaacgGTTTCCATTAGTTACCTAAGCTACCTACCTGCCTATGCTAGGTAGTTTGTTTGGTGCAGAGGAAACTGCCTTGGAGTGATAGGAAACTTGTTACTATCTAAGCTAGGGATCCAAAATAAAACCCAGCAATTCTATGATCCCATTTGGTGTAGATAGAGTGAGTAATTTTGTCGCTAAAGACCTCATGTAGCAGTTGGGTTTTGGGGACCCCAGGGAGTGTATCGGGAATGGCAAAGGGGGAATTCTCCATTGGGCTGGTGTGTGAGAGGCTAATGTACCAGAAAGGTTGTATTCGTAGCTACTAAGCTGGAAGGAAAGACAGGACTCGTTCCAGTACATACTATGCATATTCTGACTGTTGATGCACGGCGGTGTCTGATATGGGAGGTGACAGATGCCAGCTAAGTATTCATAGCAGGGGTCTTGTATCGTGAAGATACGGAGAGAATATGAGACTGAATATGCGTAGGTACCTTACGTAGAGAAGTTGAACAATGTGGTGGTGGGGGGTACAGCACGATATGTTAGTACTTATTTGCAGAGGCTCTATACTCGCCTGTTCAGCAAAGTAGTCTAGATCTCGTTAACGAACGGCTTGAACCGACCGCAGGGGGATTTATTTTTGGAAAACAACACTCCTTGTGTCTCGAGAGCCGCGTCGCTACCAGGACTAAATCAATCGAGGATCAATGGACTTCGATCTCGAAACAATTGGTTGCAAATATGTGAACGTCTTGTGAGCAAATCCAACACCCATTCAGAGGACCCGCAGCGTTGGGCTTGCTCATGTGCCCATCTTGAGACGGGTAAGGTTCCTGGAAGGTACCCAAGCGCTAAAGTCCGGCAGGCGAGACCTTTACCATCCCGGGCATGAATGGATACCATGCAACCGCGTACTTTACTTTCCTGGAATTGGGTAGATCGAGTCGGGTCTGTGCAGCCAAGATGCCTCAGGGTAAGGTACCGACGCAGCAGGTCAGGTTGAGTTCATTCAGGGAATCGACAAACGATACCTGTCATCTGTCTAGCTATTCCTGAGATGGCTCAATGTTGACTATCCAAGGGTATTGCAATCCATACTTTAGCTACCCTTGACGGGTTGGATCCATATCGGTGAGACGAAATAATCGGGTTGTAGGGAAGTGATCCATGGGCCTGCCGAATCGCTTCCTGCATGACAGTTAATTGTCTCGACCCTTAAAAAACCTTCATACAGCAATGCCAGTTCTTGGATGCTTGCATTTCGCCGATGAACTGCCTGCCATACGAAAAGGGTACAGTATCGGAATAGCGATTTGAGTGACGTGAAGCAAGTGCGGTCGAAGACGTTCCTGCCTAGTTACATGCTACGGCTTATAGACCAGGTAGGACAATGGAAGGTGAAAGTCAAATGAACAATGAACCACGACTGCCCGATATGTCGTATTGCACTGCGCCTTTACAACACCACACTCATTCACTCAAGTTGACCTGAAAATTGATTGAGAGCCTTGAACATACTACTATTTGCCTACTACCAGAAACCAATTGCCCTCGTTAACAGTTAAGTTAACACATGCAGGACGGCAAGACGTGATTAGCGAATATTGACCAATCGAGTTTCTGTATCAACAGTTAGTTAGATTcgagcaaaagcaaaaagaaaaaaaaaaccccATGAAAAGCAAGCGAGAGATAAAGACAAAAGAGATCTACAATCTTGCCAAAAAGAGACATGCAACTACGTACCAGACATCACATATGGATCCTTGAGTGGACTCGGTAGAAGCACTGACCATAATCTGCAAGTCAAGGTATCCCGAAAGCCACATGGTTGTCTTCATTATTAACAACGCAGACAGGCAATCTGCTATCCCTCCCTACACACTGCCCATTGTCAGGATCAAAGAAGCTGTACCTATGGGAGGGGGGGGGCACCCACGAACGAGGCCAGCACATAATCATCGACTAATTCCCATCTACTGCAACATGAATACCATTGCTTCAAAGGAACACTTGGTCCACATGATATTGAGAATAAGGACCGACTAATGCAATACGTTAACTCCTTACCAGAGCCTCAGAGGTCACGTCATGTCACTTTCCATCTTAACGCATCAGCTCACGATTACGGCCAAACAAAACAGAAGTTATTAACAACAATCCCAAGAGCCAATGACAATCAAGAAAATTGGTAGAGAAACAGACTTAGCACAAGTATGTAGTTATTCGTTGAGTCAGGCACGGCTGCACATAGATGCATCGGCACTGTAACAAAGGTACtgggtacctaggtaggtatgtattaTGTTCAAGGATTAGATCTTTTGACGGACCAATATCAACATTGTTAAATCTATAACGGAGTACCTGCTagctaactacctacctagattATCGATCAAAAAGCAACATTGGTAACTTACAAGGGGCATGTTGGGCAGCGCAAAACAGACTGCAGCTCTTTCCCCGGCACCCTCCCCTGGCAGTCATAGTGGTCCAAGCTGACCCAGTCTCGGTTGGTTCCCACCTGATGCAGACGCAGAACCAGAACTTGAGATAATGATGGACGTTTTCACTTAACACAGAAGTCACTGAGCACATGCGCCTGCGGGGCCGTGGCACGACGAGGCTGGGTGGAACCCTGACGTCTGAAGCTCTGGAACCTCAAGATCCAGAATTCAGGTGTCCAATTGAACGATACGATTAATGCTTGTTGTTGCAGTTTGTCGTGCCCTAACACCTCCACAGAAATTTGCAACTCTGCGGTATCCTCCTTGCCTTCAACGACGCCGATTTCGAGTTGGTTGATCAGCACGAACGCTTACTCCAACTATTGAAGCTGCAATAGATACGAATCTTTAAACCTTCACCAACTGATAAATCTTATACATGTGCACATGGCATGCATCAGCTTGTATTCGGGTAATTTTATCGGTTTCAGTACTACTTTCAGTACTACCAAGGCGGGCAACTCGCTGTCCCGCCATAGCCCTAGGTAGAGCCATCAGTGGCCAGTGATGATTGGAAGCCAATTGGTGGTGTCGAGGCGTGATCAAATGGTGCTTGATGTGGACCTACCTTGCCTTTACATGGTTACTGAGTGTCGACGCCAACGGTGATCTAGCTGCGGCCAATGAAAGCGCCAGCAGACGTCATGCTACCCATGGACGTCATCTGTCAAGACCAACGGTACAGGCAGCACTAAGCTACTGATTGCCAGTGGGTTGGGTTGAGTTAGACTTGCAGCAAGTACAAATTGAATGTATCGGAACAAGCGATAGATCTTGCAAGAACGGGACGGAGATGCCCATACCGTTTCGGCATGTCTTGACAGGTATGCAATCAACAAGGTCGCGTCAAAAGCCGATGCGGCCACGGCACATGGGTGACAAGTTACGCGATATGTTGATGACGCTCTGCTCAACTCAAGGACTGAGAGGACTTGAAGACCATCAAGCCCCTGGCACCATCGCCTCCACTTAGACCAAAGCTGACCACGGGTCACTCAATGGGCGGCTGCCGACCACTCACGGGCTACCGGTCGCGGAAGTTGGAGCTTCCCAGGTGGTGTGCAGTCATGCTTAGTGGATAGGCTTTGCGGAATGCAGATGGTCATGAGACCCTCGTATGCAACGCTAATAACCATGGCCGAGTTTTAAGTTCACGAAAGCGCAAGACCTATTTGTTCAacgaaagggaaaaaagggGTCCCAAGCCATGCTTGAACCAATCATTAAGTTGATCAAACCCATCAAACCAAATTCCAAGCTCTCAACTCTTGAGTCTTGTTATCGCCAGGAACCAACCAACAGGGCTTGAATTCAAAGCGGCATGAGGAGTCGTTTCCCTCAACAGATGAGCCAATGGTTCGCCACGCTATCGTTATTAGCTTCACTGAGGCTCAACCGACAAGTTGAAAGTCGCTCTTGACTGCCCATATCATCAAGCTCATTGTGATACAGACGCTAACTGTCTTTCGCTGGATGTATTCGTCTTAACACTTTCTCAAAGCTTGGAACCGCAGCCGGAAGGCATGTGTCTGATTTGGACCGTTCAACACCAAATCATATTTTGGCATGACTTCTCAGATATCAGTCGCCCCATGTTCCGGGCCTCGATGTCGAATATCTTCAATGCTTAGCTCCATCTCAATTAACGTCAGGTGACACTGGTTGAACTGCCGAGACAGGTCAAAGCAATTAAATATTATGTAGCGAGTTGAGGCAATGCAATCAGGATTGTCGCGGGCTTGCTGATGTGCTTCGCAGGCCAAGGCCAGGTTAGATGAATTCAGCATGCCTGTCGAGTTAGCATTACAAGTGCAACTGTTGCTTACATCGAATAAAGGCTGATTCGTGCTTCTACCTAAGCTTCCAAACTGAGGCATGACAACTAACACATAATCCTTTCCAGAGAGACTCAACAGGTTGGCTTACATTTCGTTTGAGGCACATCCAACAGAACATTGACGTTCCAGAAATGAGAGAATAGGCCACAAATATACGTCTCTTGACAACAGCAGTCATCGACCAACCAGTGATGACTCTGTTCATTTAGACCGCTCGAGATGTTCTCTTCCTCTGAGGTAAATTTCCTCTCCTTACAACCTTGCCAGACCTTTGCGTTTTGTCAAACAATACAAGCTTTCGGAATGTCATCGAGTATCGATAAGCGCTGTCTACGTATGGTGTTGGAACGCCAGTGCAATTTCCATCCTCATGTCTTGCCTTGGAGCGACATCTATGATACCGCTCATGCCATTACTTGAGAGGCACAATTGGTTTATATCAGCGTCGGGGCGCACGACAGCCTCCTGTTTAAAATGTGAAAGCCAGCAGCTCCGACTTTACATCGTTCTACCGACAGCAGTGTGGTATCTATGCTGTTGTACAAAAACAAGCCATCGTTGGTCTGCCTATGTCGGGTTTCTCGTTATACAAAGCCTCTTTAGACCCCTCGCACAACTTGACAAGGATCATTCATTGTTGGCTCCGGCGATCCGTGACACGAGCCTAGATAAGATCCGTGACACCCTGTTTCTCTAGTGAAGCTCTTGGGTAATGACTGTCTAGTCGACTTAAATAGGCTCTTGTGGCATGTGGTTCGTAGCGCGGCACACTGAAACGAGTCGTCCTGAGTTTGTTTGGGTCTCAGCTGTCACAGAAATGAGGGCTGACAATCCAGGCTCTTGAGAACACTATATCACGCTCTACTCAGGCATGACCAAGCGTTGTTACAGAAGAAAACAACATCTTGCTACATAGTAACCTGGTCCGTTCGCCATTCTCAATGATTGTTGCCAGATAACCACGCAATGACATGGATAACAAGATCTATGACTAGCATGATGAGGGCTACACGGACAGCCACGGCACATATTGATTCGTTGAGGCGTGTAATTGGATAATGTACCAAGTCGAAGCCACCGCACGAAAAATGAAGCAGCTTACAGGCTTGAGAGGTGGGAGGTAAATTCATTGGTCTT is part of the Fusarium poae strain DAOMC 252244 chromosome 4, whole genome shotgun sequence genome and encodes:
- the GSK3 gene encoding serine/threonine protein kinase (BUSCO:24606at5125), translating into MSAHRPNAFNSLRMGEVIREKVQDGITGETRDLQYTQCKIVGNGSFGVVFQTKLSPSGEDAAIKRVLQDKRFKNRELQIMRIVRHPNIVQLKAFYYSNGERKDEVYLNLVQEFVPETVYRASRFFNKMKTTMPILEVKLYIYQLFRALAYIHSQGICHRDIKPQNLLLDPNSGILKLCDFGSAKILVPNEPNVSYICSRYYRAPELIFGATNYTTKIDVWSTGCVMAELMLGQPLFPGESGIDQLVEIIKVLGTPTREQIRTMNPNYMEHKFPQIKPHPFNKVFRKADANAIDLIARLLEYTPTERQSAIDAMVHPFFDELRDPNTKLPDSRHGTGQLRELPALFDFTRHELSIAPSLNQKLVPAHIRPVLASQGLDIDHFTPLTEQEMMAKLD